The following proteins come from a genomic window of Pseudomonas sp. WJP1:
- a CDS encoding Fe2+-dependent dioxygenase produces MLLHIPGLFEKEEVQRIREALQQADWADGKITAGYQSAKAKHNLQLPEGHPLAKEIGAAMLERLWKNPQFMSAALPHKVFPPLLNCYTAGGSFDFHIDNAVRQPKGSIERVRTDLSATLFFSEPEDYDGGELEIQDTYGTQRVKLPAGDMVLYPGTSLHKVNAVTRGTRYASFFWTQSLVREDSQRALLFEMDGAIRQLTQDVPDHPSLIRLTGTYHNLLRRWVEV; encoded by the coding sequence ATGCTGCTGCACATTCCCGGCTTGTTCGAAAAAGAAGAAGTGCAGCGCATTCGCGAGGCTCTGCAACAGGCCGATTGGGCCGATGGCAAGATCACCGCCGGTTACCAGTCGGCCAAGGCCAAGCACAATCTGCAGTTGCCCGAAGGTCACCCGCTGGCCAAGGAGATCGGCGCGGCCATGCTGGAGCGGTTGTGGAAAAATCCGCAGTTCATGTCGGCGGCGTTACCGCACAAGGTGTTTCCTCCGTTGCTGAACTGCTACACGGCCGGCGGCAGTTTCGACTTCCACATCGACAACGCCGTGCGTCAGCCCAAGGGCAGTATCGAACGGGTGCGCACCGATCTGTCGGCCACGCTGTTCTTCAGTGAACCCGAGGATTACGACGGCGGCGAACTGGAAATCCAGGACACCTACGGCACCCAACGCGTGAAGTTGCCGGCTGGCGACATGGTGCTGTACCCCGGCACCAGCCTGCACAAGGTCAACGCCGTCACCCGTGGTACGCGCTACGCCTCGTTTTTCTGGACCCAGAGCCTGGTGCGCGAAGACAGCCAGCGTGCGCTGTTGTTCGAGATGGACGGAGCGATCCGGCAGTTGACCCAGGATGTGCCCGATCACCCTTCGCTGATTCGACTGACCGGTACCTATCACAACCTGTTGCGTCGTTGGGTCGAAGTATGA
- a CDS encoding type III PLP-dependent enzyme: MSIQVEDYFARDTFQKMKAFADKQETPFVVIDTAMISQAYDDLRAGFEFAKVYYAVKANPAVEIIDLLKEKGSSFDIASIYELDKVLSRGVSADRISYGNTIKKSKDIRYFYEKGVRLYATDSEADLRNIAKAAPGAKVYVRILTEGSTTADWPLSRKFGCQTDMAMDLLILARDLGLVPYGISFHVGSQQRDISVWDAAIAKVKVIFERLKEEDGIVLKLINMGGGFPANYITRTNSLETYAEEIIRFLKEDFGDDLPEIILEPGRSLIANAGILVSEVVLVARKSRTAVERWVYTDVGKFSGLIETMDEAIKFPIWTEKKGEMEEVVIAGPTCDSADIMYENYKYGLPLNLAIGDRLYWLSTGAYTTSYSAVEFNGFPPLKSFYV, from the coding sequence ATGTCGATCCAGGTCGAAGACTATTTCGCGCGCGATACCTTTCAGAAAATGAAGGCGTTCGCCGACAAGCAAGAAACCCCGTTCGTGGTGATCGACACCGCGATGATCAGCCAGGCCTATGACGACCTGCGCGCCGGTTTCGAATTCGCCAAGGTCTACTACGCCGTCAAGGCCAACCCGGCCGTGGAAATCATCGACCTGCTCAAGGAGAAAGGCTCGAGCTTCGACATCGCCTCGATCTACGAGCTGGACAAAGTACTGAGCCGCGGCGTCAGCGCCGACCGGATCAGCTACGGCAACACCATCAAGAAATCCAAGGACATCCGCTACTTCTACGAGAAGGGCGTGCGCCTGTATGCCACCGACTCCGAAGCCGACCTGCGCAACATTGCCAAGGCCGCACCGGGCGCGAAAGTCTACGTACGCATCCTGACCGAAGGCTCGACCACCGCCGACTGGCCTTTGTCGCGCAAATTCGGCTGCCAGACCGACATGGCCATGGACTTGCTGATCCTTGCCCGTGACCTGGGCCTGGTGCCGTACGGCATCTCCTTCCACGTAGGTTCGCAGCAGCGCGACATCAGCGTCTGGGACGCCGCGATCGCCAAGGTCAAGGTGATCTTCGAACGCCTGAAGGAAGAAGACGGCATCGTATTGAAGCTGATCAACATGGGCGGTGGCTTCCCCGCCAACTACATCACCCGCACCAACAGCCTGGAAACCTACGCCGAAGAAATCATCCGCTTCCTCAAGGAAGACTTCGGTGACGACCTGCCGGAAATCATCCTTGAGCCGGGCCGTTCGCTGATCGCCAACGCCGGCATCCTGGTCAGTGAAGTCGTGCTGGTCGCCCGTAAATCCCGTACCGCGGTCGAGCGTTGGGTGTACACGGACGTGGGCAAGTTCTCCGGCCTGATCGAAACCATGGACGAAGCCATCAAGTTCCCGATCTGGACCGAAAAGAAAGGCGAGATGGAAGAAGTCGTCATCGCCGGCCCAACCTGCGACAGCGCCGACATCATGTACGAAAACTACAAGTACGGCCTGCCACTGAACCTGGCCATCGGTGATCGCCTGTACTGGCTGTCGACCGGTGCGTACACCACCAGCTACAGCGCAGTCGAGTTCAATGGCTTCCCGCCGTTGAAATCGTTCTACGTGTAA
- a CDS encoding TonB-dependent receptor gives MSRQHPQLPVSSPRLLTCAIGVAITAGSAGQMVFAAEKADEKAPGNTISLGATAITGEAQDATSYNVEKASSPKYTAPLVDTPRSITVIPQQVLKDTGALNMQDALRTVPGITFGAGEGGNPQGDRPFIRGFDAQGDTYLDGVRDTGSQSREIFAVESIEVSKGPNSAIGGRGAAGGSINLVSKKAHLGDSFDGGFTWGSDQTQRYTMDGNYQFSDTAAGRLNLMSHESNVAGRESVDYDRWGVAPSLAFGLGTDTRVNLDYYHLESNDTPDSGIPYTVPASGKTADRTKSNPDKPYAGGDSSNFYGLTDRDFRKGRTDTATIAIEHDLNDALTVKNTLRHGSSMQDYILTQPDDSKGNVNNGTVWRRANTRVSNTDTTTNQTDLFGDVYIAGFKNSFSTGIELSREESQKSSYTVNTDTTPGTTPVTTTCNPAIVGAPSGYNCTSLSNPNPNDPWNGSISRNYAGTDTKANTYALYVFDTLELSEQWLVNMGLRYDHFDTDYKTYNAAGTTTSKGDDVSEFVTGQFGVVYKPAENGSIYASYATSATPPGNTLGEGQEGNPLGGTPDRNGNLLKSDMEPETTKNYEIGTKWDLLNDRLSLTADIFRTEKDNARVQVDTTSYENAGKTRVQGVELSATGKLTDKWQVFAGYAYMDSEQVDGGPLSVTDGNELPNTPKNSASLWTTYQVTPKLTIGGGAFYVDDVFGSVANTTMVNDYVRYDAMAAYKLTKNIDLQLNVQNLTDVTYYDKAFSTHFANQAAGRTALLSTNFHF, from the coding sequence ATGTCACGTCAACACCCACAACTACCGGTCAGTTCACCGCGTCTGCTCACTTGCGCAATTGGCGTGGCAATCACTGCCGGCTCTGCGGGCCAAATGGTTTTCGCCGCTGAAAAAGCCGACGAGAAAGCGCCGGGCAACACGATTTCCCTGGGCGCTACCGCGATCACCGGCGAAGCCCAGGACGCGACCTCCTACAACGTCGAAAAAGCCTCCTCGCCCAAGTACACCGCGCCGTTGGTAGATACGCCGCGCTCGATCACCGTCATCCCGCAACAAGTCCTCAAGGACACCGGCGCCCTGAACATGCAGGACGCGCTGCGTACCGTCCCGGGCATCACCTTCGGTGCCGGTGAAGGCGGCAACCCACAGGGCGACCGTCCGTTCATCCGCGGTTTCGATGCCCAAGGCGATACCTACCTGGACGGCGTGCGCGATACCGGTTCGCAGAGCCGCGAAATCTTCGCCGTTGAGTCGATCGAAGTCAGCAAGGGCCCCAACTCGGCCATTGGCGGTCGCGGCGCTGCCGGCGGCAGCATCAACCTGGTGAGCAAGAAAGCGCACCTGGGCGACTCCTTCGACGGTGGCTTTACCTGGGGTTCGGACCAGACCCAGCGCTACACCATGGACGGCAACTACCAGTTCTCCGACACCGCTGCCGGTCGTCTGAACCTGATGAGCCACGAAAGCAATGTCGCCGGCCGCGAAAGCGTCGATTACGATCGCTGGGGCGTCGCGCCATCGCTGGCCTTCGGCCTGGGCACCGACACCCGCGTCAACCTTGACTACTACCACCTGGAAAGCAACGACACTCCGGATTCGGGTATTCCGTACACAGTTCCAGCTTCGGGTAAAACTGCCGACCGTACCAAGTCCAACCCGGACAAGCCTTACGCCGGCGGCGACAGCAGCAACTTCTACGGCCTGACCGATCGTGACTTCCGCAAAGGCCGTACCGACACCGCGACCATCGCCATCGAGCACGACCTGAACGACGCGCTGACCGTCAAGAACACCCTGCGCCACGGCAGCAGCATGCAGGACTACATCCTGACCCAGCCGGACGACAGCAAGGGCAACGTCAACAACGGTACCGTGTGGCGTCGGGCCAACACCCGCGTCAGCAACACCGATACGACGACCAACCAGACCGACCTGTTTGGTGATGTCTACATCGCCGGCTTCAAGAACAGCTTCTCGACCGGTATCGAGTTGAGCCGCGAGGAAAGCCAGAAGTCCTCGTACACCGTCAATACCGACACTACTCCGGGTACCACCCCAGTCACCACCACCTGCAACCCGGCAATCGTCGGCGCACCAAGTGGCTACAACTGCACCTCGCTGTCGAACCCGAACCCGAACGATCCATGGAACGGTTCGATCAGCCGCAACTACGCCGGCACCGACACCAAGGCCAACACCTACGCACTGTATGTGTTCGACACCCTGGAGTTGTCCGAGCAGTGGCTGGTGAACATGGGCCTGCGCTACGACCATTTCGACACTGACTACAAGACCTACAACGCCGCCGGCACCACCACCTCCAAGGGCGATGATGTCAGCGAGTTCGTCACCGGCCAGTTCGGCGTGGTCTACAAGCCGGCGGAAAACGGCAGCATCTATGCGTCCTACGCGACTTCCGCCACACCTCCGGGCAACACCCTCGGTGAAGGGCAGGAAGGCAACCCGCTGGGCGGCACCCCGGATCGCAACGGCAACCTGTTGAAAAGCGACATGGAGCCGGAAACCACCAAGAACTACGAAATCGGTACCAAGTGGGACCTGCTGAACGATCGCCTGTCGCTGACTGCCGATATCTTCCGCACCGAGAAAGACAACGCGCGCGTTCAAGTGGATACCACCTCGTACGAAAACGCCGGCAAGACCCGCGTTCAGGGCGTCGAGCTCTCGGCCACCGGCAAGCTCACCGACAAATGGCAAGTCTTCGCCGGCTACGCCTACATGGACAGCGAACAAGTCGATGGCGGCCCGCTCAGCGTGACCGACGGCAACGAACTGCCTAACACCCCGAAAAACAGCGCCAGCCTGTGGACGACCTACCAGGTCACGCCGAAGCTGACCATCGGTGGCGGTGCGTTCTATGTCGATGACGTGTTCGGCAGCGTGGCCAACACCACCATGGTCAATGACTATGTGCGCTACGACGCCATGGCCGCCTACAAGCTGACCAAGAACATCGACCTGCAGCTGAACGTGCAGAACCTGACCGACGTCACCTACTACGACAAGGCGTTCTCCACCCACTTCGCCAACCAGGCGGCGGGCCGGACTGCCTTGCTGAGCACCAACTTCCACTTCTGA
- a CDS encoding sulfite reductase flavoprotein subunit alpha yields MLKKTLFQLHWFFGISAGLVLALMGITGAAVSFQDEILYALNPSVLQVQKQVAGVLPPADLVEKIEASTRMKVAMLSVGIDSDVAAKVFFTPPAGERRGPMRYVDPYTGELLGDASGQGFFGLMLQLHRFLAMGDTGRQITGACTLILVFFCLSGLYLRWPRQWKSWRAWLTLDWKKKGRSFNWDLHSIAGTWCLVFYLLAALTGLSWSYEWYNKGLTRLLSDSPQNERVRGGRGPAPSGPAPVADYSAMWSSIYSAAGPDLSFYNTRMPPVAGQPATVFYLLKNSPHDRALNQITLDPVTGAIKRHDRYSDKSLNAQLLTSIYALHVGSYFGIVGRIILTLTALTMPLFFVTGWLLYLDRRRKKRQIKDARKGLAQPGSNTPAWLIGFASQSGFAEQLAWQTAGQLQAAGLPVKVQPLADVSEQDLHASKNALFVVSTFGDGEAPDSARGFERKVLGRALSLDSLNYAVLGLGDRQYQHFCGFAQRLHKWLGEHGGKTLFAPVEVDSGDPYALRHWQQQLGLLTGQAPVDTWQAPRYDNWTLTRRELLNPDSSGSPVYLLGLNAPTTSSWLAGDLVEVLPRNCPWAIEHFLEGLGIDGRATITHDGLSQPLEQALAARQLPANRSHLVGLHAQALVDALVPLAMREYSIASIAADGILELIVRQELHPDGSLGVGSGWLTEHAPVGGSISLRVRRNSGFHLPNEPVPMILLGNGTGLAGLRSLLKARIADGQQRQWLLFGERNREHDFLCRDELQEWLIAGDLERLDLAFSRDQAEKIYVQDRLRESAEELKKWLADGAVIYICGSLQGMASGVDQVLNDVLGSAEVERLIEQGRYRRDVY; encoded by the coding sequence GTGTTGAAGAAAACCCTGTTCCAGTTGCACTGGTTTTTTGGCATCAGCGCCGGACTGGTCCTGGCCCTGATGGGCATCACCGGTGCGGCGGTCTCGTTTCAGGATGAAATCCTGTATGCGCTGAACCCTTCCGTGCTGCAGGTCCAGAAACAGGTCGCCGGCGTGCTGCCACCCGCCGATCTGGTGGAAAAGATCGAAGCGTCGACGCGCATGAAAGTCGCGATGCTCTCGGTCGGCATCGACAGCGACGTTGCCGCCAAAGTGTTCTTCACCCCGCCAGCGGGCGAGCGTCGCGGCCCCATGCGTTACGTCGACCCGTACACCGGTGAACTCCTGGGCGACGCCAGCGGCCAAGGCTTCTTCGGCCTGATGCTGCAACTGCACCGCTTCCTCGCCATGGGCGATACCGGCCGGCAGATCACGGGCGCCTGCACCCTGATCCTGGTGTTCTTCTGCCTGTCCGGCCTGTACCTGCGCTGGCCTCGCCAGTGGAAAAGCTGGCGCGCCTGGCTGACCCTCGACTGGAAGAAAAAAGGTCGCAGCTTCAATTGGGACCTGCACTCGATTGCCGGCACCTGGTGCCTGGTGTTTTACCTCCTGGCCGCGCTGACCGGCTTGTCCTGGTCCTACGAGTGGTACAACAAGGGCCTGACTCGCCTGCTCTCCGATTCGCCGCAGAACGAACGTGTACGCGGCGGCCGTGGCCCTGCGCCAAGTGGCCCTGCTCCGGTGGCCGATTACTCGGCAATGTGGAGCAGCATCTACAGCGCTGCCGGTCCCGACCTGAGCTTCTACAACACCCGCATGCCGCCCGTGGCCGGGCAACCGGCAACCGTTTTCTACCTGTTGAAAAACTCGCCCCACGACCGTGCGCTGAACCAGATCACCCTCGACCCGGTGACCGGCGCGATCAAACGGCATGACCGCTACAGCGACAAGAGCCTCAACGCGCAACTGCTGACCAGCATCTATGCGCTGCACGTGGGCAGCTACTTCGGCATCGTCGGGCGCATCATCCTGACGCTCACGGCCCTGACCATGCCGCTGTTCTTCGTCACCGGCTGGCTGCTGTACCTTGATCGTCGACGCAAGAAACGCCAGATCAAGGACGCCCGCAAAGGCCTGGCGCAACCCGGCAGCAACACCCCGGCCTGGCTCATCGGTTTTGCCAGCCAGAGTGGCTTTGCCGAGCAACTGGCCTGGCAGACCGCTGGCCAGTTGCAGGCGGCGGGCCTGCCGGTGAAGGTGCAGCCGCTGGCGGATGTCAGCGAGCAGGACCTGCATGCTTCGAAAAACGCGCTGTTTGTGGTCAGCACCTTCGGTGACGGCGAAGCGCCAGACAGCGCCCGGGGTTTCGAACGCAAGGTGCTGGGCCGGGCGTTGAGCCTCGATAGCCTGAACTATGCCGTGCTGGGACTCGGCGACCGGCAGTATCAACACTTCTGCGGATTCGCCCAGCGCCTGCACAAATGGCTCGGCGAGCACGGCGGCAAGACCTTGTTCGCGCCGGTGGAAGTCGACAGCGGCGACCCCTATGCCTTGCGTCACTGGCAGCAGCAACTGGGCCTGTTGACCGGCCAGGCGCCGGTCGACACCTGGCAGGCACCGCGTTACGACAACTGGACCCTGACTCGCCGGGAGCTGCTCAACCCGGACAGCAGCGGTTCGCCTGTCTATTTGCTCGGCCTCAACGCGCCGACCACCAGCAGCTGGCTGGCCGGCGACCTGGTGGAGGTGTTGCCGCGCAATTGCCCGTGGGCCATCGAGCACTTCCTCGAAGGACTGGGGATCGACGGTCGCGCGACGATTACCCACGATGGTTTGTCGCAACCGCTGGAGCAAGCCCTCGCCGCTCGGCAGCTGCCCGCGAACCGCAGCCATTTGGTCGGCCTGCATGCGCAGGCATTGGTGGATGCCCTTGTGCCATTGGCCATGCGCGAGTATTCCATCGCCTCGATAGCCGCCGACGGCATCCTGGAATTGATCGTACGCCAGGAACTGCACCCCGATGGCAGCCTGGGGGTCGGCTCCGGCTGGCTCACCGAGCACGCACCAGTGGGCGGCAGCATCAGCCTGCGGGTGCGCCGCAACAGCGGTTTCCACCTGCCCAATGAACCGGTGCCGATGATCCTGCTGGGCAACGGCACCGGATTGGCCGGGCTGCGCAGTTTGCTCAAGGCGCGGATTGCCGATGGCCAGCAACGCCAGTGGTTGTTGTTCGGCGAGCGTAATCGCGAGCACGACTTCCTGTGTCGCGATGAACTGCAAGAGTGGTTGATTGCCGGCGATCTGGAGCGCCTGGACCTGGCATTCTCGCGCGATCAAGCCGAGAAGATCTACGTGCAGGATCGCTTGCGCGAATCGGCCGAAGAGCTGAAGAAATGGCTGGCGGACGGTGCGGTGATCTACATTTGCGGCAGCCTTCAGGGGATGGCGTCCGGCGTCGATCAAGTGCTCAACGATGTGCTCGGCAGTGCCGAAGTCGAGCGCCTGATCGAACAAGGCCGCTACCGCCGCGACGTTTACTGA
- a CDS encoding alkaline phosphatase D family protein gives MSELDPGRRRVMQALGAGLLLPGLAPAVIASVKDRPQLTDGVQSGDLLGDKAIVWSRCDRPARMVVEWDTRSLFSNPRRFVSALADARTDFTARVELSGLPADQAIFYRVHFEDAQSGVASEPWFGHLRSVPQTRRDIRFVWSGDTAGQGFGINPDIGGMRIYEAMRLRLPDFFIHSGDTIYADGPIPAQLATESGRVWRNITSEAKSKVAETLDDYRGNYRYNLMDENVRRFNAEVPQIWQWDDHEVVNNWSPGTVLDVRYTYEDIHSLVSRGRRAWLEYAPMRWQTAEGGKRIYRQLDYGPLLTVFVLDMRSYRGANDANLGDAKAFLGREQLDWLKASLKASNAQWKVIAADMSIGLGAPDGEVSPGVTRWEAVANGDAGPAQGRELEIAELLGFLRGQQVRNFVWLTADVHYCAAHHYHPDRAAFQDFEPFWEFVAGPLNAGSFGPDTLDKTFGPEVVFEKAPPAQNISPFAGFQFFGEVNIDGQSGALSVVLRDLDGGAVFEQTLQPV, from the coding sequence ATGAGCGAATTAGATCCTGGCCGCCGACGTGTCATGCAAGCGCTCGGTGCCGGTTTGTTACTGCCGGGCCTGGCACCGGCGGTGATCGCATCGGTCAAGGATCGACCCCAACTCACCGACGGCGTGCAGTCCGGCGACCTGCTGGGCGATAAAGCGATCGTCTGGAGCCGCTGCGATCGCCCCGCACGCATGGTGGTGGAATGGGACACCCGCAGCCTCTTTTCCAATCCCCGGCGATTCGTTTCGGCCCTGGCCGACGCCCGCACCGACTTTACGGCGCGGGTCGAACTCAGTGGGCTACCTGCCGATCAGGCGATTTTCTACCGTGTGCACTTTGAAGACGCCCAGAGCGGCGTCGCCAGCGAACCGTGGTTCGGCCACCTGCGTAGCGTGCCCCAGACCCGGCGCGATATTCGTTTCGTCTGGAGCGGCGACACGGCCGGTCAAGGCTTCGGGATCAACCCGGACATCGGCGGTATGCGCATCTACGAAGCCATGCGCCTGCGCCTGCCGGACTTCTTTATCCACAGCGGCGACACCATCTACGCCGACGGCCCCATACCCGCGCAACTCGCCACCGAGAGCGGCCGGGTGTGGCGCAACATCACCAGCGAGGCGAAGAGCAAGGTCGCCGAAACCCTCGACGACTACCGTGGCAATTATCGCTACAACCTGATGGACGAAAACGTCCGCCGCTTCAACGCCGAAGTCCCGCAAATCTGGCAATGGGATGACCACGAAGTCGTCAACAACTGGTCACCGGGCACCGTGCTGGATGTGCGCTACACCTACGAAGATATCCACAGCCTGGTGAGTCGTGGGCGCCGGGCATGGCTTGAATATGCGCCGATGCGCTGGCAGACCGCCGAGGGGGGCAAACGGATTTATCGTCAACTCGATTACGGGCCATTGCTCACTGTGTTCGTGCTCGACATGCGCAGTTATCGCGGGGCCAACGACGCCAATCTTGGCGACGCCAAGGCGTTTCTCGGACGTGAGCAACTGGACTGGCTGAAGGCTTCGTTGAAGGCGTCCAATGCCCAATGGAAAGTCATCGCCGCCGACATGTCGATTGGCCTTGGCGCACCGGATGGCGAGGTCAGTCCTGGCGTGACGCGCTGGGAAGCAGTGGCCAACGGTGACGCCGGACCGGCCCAGGGGAGGGAGCTGGAAATTGCCGAGTTACTGGGTTTTCTGCGGGGGCAGCAGGTACGCAATTTTGTCTGGCTGACGGCGGATGTGCACTACTGCGCGGCGCATCACTATCACCCGGACCGAGCGGCGTTCCAGGACTTTGAGCCCTTCTGGGAGTTTGTCGCCGGTCCGCTGAATGCCGGGAGCTTTGGCCCGGACACGCTGGACAAGACCTTCGGCCCTGAAGTGGTGTTCGAGAAAGCGCCACCTGCGCAAAACATCTCGCCGTTTGCCGGATTTCAGTTTTTTGGTGAGGTGAACATTGACGGGCAAAGCGGGGCGTTGAGTGTGGTGTTGCGGGACCTGGATGGGGGGGCGGTGTTTGAGCAGACGTTGCAACCAGTCTAG
- a CDS encoding tetratricopeptide repeat protein, with amino-acid sequence MSFQLRREEVLDGERLKSMLDESPARAAQAILMAAREGVVDAQALLGQILLDGRGIAQDQPLALRWFGIAAQSGHLMARNMLGRCHEHGWGCAANTSVAARHYKVAADAGLDWAMYNYANLLATGRGVAEDQVQALNLYQRAAELGHAKSMNLLGRYLEEGRACPADPQAARDWYRRSAEGGDFRGQFSFAAVLAAEGSIDTALGWLRKALAKGNLNFLRVASQALMGATEPRIRAMADDYAKRCAEL; translated from the coding sequence ATGAGTTTTCAATTGCGCCGCGAGGAAGTGCTCGACGGTGAACGCCTCAAGTCCATGCTCGATGAAAGCCCGGCGCGTGCTGCCCAGGCGATTCTGATGGCGGCCCGTGAAGGGGTTGTCGATGCCCAGGCGTTGCTCGGGCAGATCCTGCTGGACGGGCGAGGGATCGCACAGGATCAGCCGCTGGCGCTGCGCTGGTTCGGGATTGCCGCCCAAAGTGGACATCTGATGGCGCGTAACATGCTCGGACGTTGTCATGAGCATGGCTGGGGGTGTGCTGCGAATACTTCAGTCGCCGCCAGGCATTACAAAGTTGCAGCTGATGCTGGATTGGATTGGGCGATGTACAACTACGCCAATCTGCTGGCGACCGGGCGTGGGGTGGCCGAGGATCAGGTCCAGGCACTGAATCTATATCAGCGTGCTGCCGAGCTTGGCCATGCGAAATCGATGAACCTGCTGGGGCGCTATCTGGAAGAGGGGCGCGCTTGCCCGGCAGATCCCCAAGCGGCTCGGGACTGGTATCGGCGCTCGGCAGAGGGAGGGGATTTTCGTGGGCAGTTCAGTTTTGCGGCGGTGTTGGCCGCAGAGGGGAGCATCGACACGGCATTGGGCTGGCTACGCAAGGCATTGGCCAAAGGCAATCTGAACTTTCTTCGGGTGGCGAGCCAGGCGCTCATGGGCGCAACCGAGCCCCGGATTCGCGCAATGGCCGACGACTACGCCAAACGTTGCGCCGAACTGTAG